One window from the genome of Aricia agestis chromosome 22, ilAriAges1.1, whole genome shotgun sequence encodes:
- the LOC121738206 gene encoding gastrula zinc finger protein XlCGF57.1-like isoform X1 encodes MFNKSCCSICLSENKKTINIYGTDLQNVYEKLAEFKAKAELCFLCCICCVRLRQVANLQNAVTSSDQLPKTLVHLTTQNIENETVQDHVVLVKQEPLEFEDVQDRHIEPDDVSIKFEMEITEYTCEIEITDKSIDYGVKEEKTTNRHGNEIDGTVQDSRVVDCIVRPSQSDINKHVHQSPTTHLVVEDPKDCGGQTGNKGVKHENERPNTDDCEGRGHASAAQSSKTPHTCDVCLKNYTTRSYLLRHMISHTCSFSCDTCSKKFSSQKALDEHTRVHTGEKPFSCDICSEKFSRQKCLVVHKRIHTGEKLLSCEFCPKNFFSKSKLTEHTRVHTGEKPFSCDICSQKFTRKCTLTTHKRFHEEEKLFSCQFCQKNCYTKSQLIVHTRMHTGEKPFSCEICLKKFSKKDELTLHTTVHTGEKPYSCNVCFKNFRVKSNLNSHINRVHIGTKPFSCDICSKKFSTKKELTVHTTVHTGEKPFSCDICSKKFLLKSILTEHTRVHTGEKPLSCDICSKKFYTKNALTKHTIVHTDEKRYSCNVCFKNFRFKCNLNSHIYRVHIGEKPFSCDICSKNFSTKKELTVHTIVHTGERQFSCDICSKKFAHKRNLIVHTRKHTSQ; translated from the exons ATGTTCAATAAAAGTTGCTGCTCTATATGCctatctgaaaataaaaagacTATCAACATTTACGGTACAGATCTGCAAAATGTTTATGAGAAACTAGCTGAATTTAAg GCGAAAGCCGAGTTATGTTTTCTATGCTGCATATGTTGTGTGAGACTACGACAAGTTGCCAACCTTCAGAACGCAGTAACAAGCAGTGACCAG TTACCAAAAACTTTAGTCCATCTTACGACACAGAATATTGAAAATGAAACTGTACAGGACCATGTCGTGTTAGTCAAACAGGAGCCTCTGGAATTTGAGGATGTCCAGGACAGACACATAGAACCTGACGATGTGTCAATAAAATTTGAAATGGAGATTACTGAGT ATACTTGTGAGATTGAAATAACAGACAAAAGTATTGACTATGGAGTAAAAGAAGAAAAAACCACCAATCGACATGGAAATGAAATTGATGGAACCGTGCAAGACTCACGGGTTGTGGATTGTATAGTGCGACCGAGTCAAAGTGATATTAACAAACATGTCCACCAAAGTCCAACAACACACCTTGTTGTAGAAGATCCCAAGGATTGTGGGGGTCAGACGGGAAATAAAG GTGTCAAACACGAGAACGAGCGACCCAACACAGATGACTGCGAGGGGCGAGGCCATGCCAGCGCAGCACAGTCCAGCAAGACACCCCACACCTGTGATGTTTGTTTGAAGAACTATACAACAAGAAGCTATTTACTGAGGCACATGATATCTCATACATGCTCATTTAGCTGTGACACATGTTCAAAAAAATTTTCAAGTCAAAAAGCTTTGGATGAACACACAAGAGTTCATACAGGCGAGAAGCCATTCAGTTGTGACATTTGTTCAGAGAAGTTTTCAAGACAAAAATGTTTGGTCGTACACAAGAGAATTCATACAGGCGAAAAATTATTAAGCTGTGAATTTTGTCCCAAGAATTTCTTTTCAAAATCCAAATTGACTGAACACACAAGAGTTCATACTGGCGAGAAGCCATTTAGTTGTGACATATGTTCACAAAAGTTTACAAGAAAATGCACTTTGACCACACACAAAAGATTTCATGAAGAGGAGAAATTATTTAGCTGTCAATTTTGCCAAAAGAACTGTTATACAAAAAGCCAATTGATTGTACACACAAGAATGCATACAGGCGAGAAGCCATTTAGTTGTGAAATATGtttaaagaaattttcaaagaaAGACGAATTGACTTTACACACAACAGTTCATACAGGCGAAAAACCATATAGCTgtaatgtttgttttaagaatttTCGCGTAAAGAGCAATTTGAATTCACACATCAACAGAGTTCACATAGGCACGAAACCATTTAGTTGTGACATATGTTCAAAGAAGTTTTCTACAAAAAAAGAATTGACTGTACACACAACAGTTCATACGGGCGAGAAACCATTTAGTTGTGACATTTGTTCAAAGAAATTTTTACTGAAAAGCATATTGACGGAACACACAAGGGTTCATACAGGCGAGAAACCATTAAGTTGTGACATATGTTCAAAGAAGTTTTACACAAAAAATGCGTTGACTAAACACACAATAGTTCATACAGATGAAAAACGATATAGCTgtaatgtttgttttaagaatttTCGTTTTAAGTGCAATTTGAATTCACACATTTACAGAGTTCACATAGGCGAGAAACCATTTAGTTGTGACATATGTTCAAAaaatttttctacaaaaaaagaATTGACTGTACACACAATAGTTCATACGGGCGAGAGACAATTTAGTTGTGACATTTGTTCAAAGAAATTTGCACATAAACGCAATTTGATTGTACACACAAGAAAACATACAAGCCAGTGA